The Hippoglossus hippoglossus isolate fHipHip1 chromosome 4, fHipHip1.pri, whole genome shotgun sequence DNA window GGGCTGCTGTCCCTGCACCATGCTGTAGAGGGCGGTAAGGCGCCGTTCACTGTACATTCTTATCCTGTTGTCATAGTAAAGTCCTTGGTTCTTGGTGATGACACTGAGGATGAAGGGGCAGCTCTGAAAAGAGAACTTGGTTTCGGCGTTGACCTTGAAGAAGGTGAAATCTTTGTCCATCTCCACTACATCGTTCACTGACTCGTTGATAAAATCTTCATGGGTGATGAGAGGTCTTATACAATCTATGGACCGAACCCCCAGTTCTTTCTCCAGGGGGTCTGTCCGAGGACCCTTCTTATAGAGCCGCTCCTCACCCAGCAACTCGTGAAGGCTGAGCTCATCCGACTCAGAGTCATCGTCATCCTCCTCATTGTGCTCGACGTCTACGTCTCCGCCCAGGATACTTGCATAGAAGGCAACCTTTAAACACTGAGTAGCAGCCACCACAGTCTCATCATCGTTGACCAGATTTTCACCATCATATTCGTTGCTGACGACTGTGAAAGTGATGAGCTGCTGGAAGGTCTCCATCATGCGGCGGATGTGTGGGAGACCGTACGTTGACCAGAGCTTTGACAGTCTTGCGAGAGCAGTGACCGGCAGCTTGCTCATTGCCTTGCAGAACTGCGGCAACGCCACCTCAAGGTACTCTGGACTGTGAAGGTTACTGTTCTCCAACACAATGATGAAGATATTCAAGTAATCTGGGTTATTTTCGTACACATCAAGGTAATCTAGGTCAAGTTCCATGTTTGGGGTGAGGTAAATAAGAGCATTCACGAGAGCGGTCTCCACCTGGTCGATGGTTAGAAGTCTGTCGTAGACTCTCCTCACGGCGTCAACGTCCACAGTAACCTCACAGGGGTCGAACATTTCTCTAGGAGACTCGTCTGgaaaagcagctgcagaggaagcacCGACCTTTTCCAAGGGTGGCTCACTCTGCTTCTTGTGCTTGTCCACATCTGTTGGTGTTAAAGAGTCCAGGTCATCTGTTGGATTTGGTTCGTCCTTCCTAAAACTCTTCATCAGGGTTTCTGCAGTGGAGAAAATTCTGCCAATGACGCGGATGAGAGCAGAGTAGTCTCCCTGCTCCTCGCAGAAACTCAGGATCGTACACACGTTGTTCTCTGTGAGATAATGCACATCTGCAACAAAGCAACACATTGAAAACGGAATTAAGACAGTTGACTGTCAGTTGACAATGTCGGTGTGCAAAAGAATCCTGGAGTCTGCTTACCTGAGAAGTCCTCCTTGTCGGGACAATGGTCCATGTCACTCATCTTCTCGTCAACCCTGGAGTCTGGGTGCAAGGTGTCAGATTCTCTCTTGGAGGGGTGAGGACAGAGTTTGGCGTTAATCTTAAACATCTCCAGCGCTTTGGCAGCGGCTGAATTGTTATCCAAAGGTTGAAAATTGCAGCATGATGCGCAAAACTCATTCGTGCAGTTGCCATTTCCACAGCCTTCAGTTAACTGCTGAAAGTAGCGCTCAATGAGATGCTTTGCAGTCGTTCTGTTCCTGTGTATGATATTCAAACAGGAAGTTTGCCGCGTGAGTCAGTGTCATCACTTATTAGcaacaagcacaaacacataatTGCAATGCAAGTAATAAACCCAGCAACCCAGCAGAAGTTGATATTGAACAAGTCGTGAAAGGGGTCACTTACATTCGGCTGGATTCAAGTTTCCTCCTGCAGGTCCAAAGGATGATCCTCTGAAAGGAAAGTTTAACAATGATGTTATACcatttttacactgtatatattcagtttacattatatatattgtatacgTCATTGTATCAAACACATATTGCACGTTTActatttatcttatcttagtCTTAGTGTAGGAGCTATTTCATTAGTTTgatatattgtgataattattatttgttatttttgcatttatatttgtatacaCCAGGGGGAACTGAGCACTAGACCAGGTAGAATTCACAATGAAGGTAGCAGGTGTGTTGCTGAAGGGAAGCACCAGGAAGGGAAATGGTTTTTTACCAGAGCATGGAGCCACTACACTTAGGATATTATTCCAGAAGTGATAAACAACCGTATTGATAACAATGGATATTGGGTGtcacatttcagtcattttatatgtatttgGCAAATAGGAATTTTGAAGCTAATGCCAATATCGATATTTGAGAATCTGATATCTGAACCATCttcacataaatacaacaaaaataaaaataaaaataaaaactgagatCAGTTTTTTGAGAGCTGTGTGCGAGATATTTGTTCGAGtctgatgttttacagtttaaag harbors:
- the ube3a gene encoding ubiquitin-protein ligase E3A, which encodes MNRTTAKHLIERYFQQLTEGCGNGNCTNEFCASCCNFQPLDNNSAAAKALEMFKINAKLCPHPSKRESDTLHPDSRVDEKMSDMDHCPDKEDFSDVHYLTENNVCTILSFCEEQGDYSALIRVIGRIFSTAETLMKSFRKDEPNPTDDLDSLTPTDVDKHKKQSEPPLEKVGASSAAAFPDESPREMFDPCEVTVDVDAVRRVYDRLLTIDQVETALVNALIYLTPNMELDLDYLDVYENNPDYLNIFIIVLENSNLHSPEYLEVALPQFCKAMSKLPVTALARLSKLWSTYGLPHIRRMMETFQQLITFTVVSNEYDGENLVNDDETVVAATQCLKVAFYASILGGDVDVEHNEEDDDDSESDELSLHELLGEERLYKKGPRTDPLEKELGVRSIDCIRPLITHEDFINESVNDVVEMDKDFTFFKVNAETKFSFQSCPFILSVITKNQGLYYDNRIRMYSERRLTALYSMVQGQQPNPYLKLKVRRDHIIDDALVRLEMISMENPSDLKKQLFVEFEGEQGVDEGGVSKEFFLLVLEEIFNIDIGMFTYDNDTKVFWFNSSSLENEAQYTLIGIVLGLAIYNNCILDVHFPMVVYRKLLGKKGTYLDLSDSHPPLYQSLKGLLEYTDNVEEDMSLTFQISHTDLFGNPLLYDLKEEGDQIPVTKENRQEFVDLYAEYILNESVERQFRAFKKGFLMVTNESPLKYLFRPEEVELLICGSRKLDFEALEKTTEYDGGYSKDSEIIKYFWETIHSFAEEQKRLFLQFTTGTDRAPVGGLGKLKMIIAKNGSDTDRLPTSHTCFNALLLPEYTSKEKLKERLLKAITYAKGFGML